GACTCTGTTAATCTTTGTTCGTATAGGTTCCTTTCAGCGTTCGCGTTTCTtgtaattgcataaaaattcgcaggcAATTATGTATATCCGTTTGCAATTGATTCAAACAGTCCTGCAACCTTTTTCATAAATTGTGATAGTGTCGAAACTTGTTCATGAATATTTGTAAAATACTTGTACGAAATTGCCTGAGCTAACTGTTAAAGCGTTTTTACGTACATATTTTCAGATTTCGCAGACTGGCGACACGATACAATCCTAAAGGAATGAAGGACGAGAACTTCGCGATGATTTTCGCCTTAGTGGCCGAAGCGTACGACGTGCTTTCGGATCCCCTTAGGAGGGCCATATACGATCAATTCGGGGAGGAAGGCCTTAAAAATGGCGTGCCGAGCGCAGAAGGATTCATTGAACCCTACGTTTATCACGGGGAGCCGATGAGAACTTACAGGTACGCGCGGCTACCATAAACTCTCCAAAGTTTCCACGATCGAGCTCGGCAATTATCCGACTGGTTCAAGTGAAACATCGGAAAGAATTCATCACTGCAACCAGTCTTACAAAACGCTGAAACGTTATTTGGTAATTCTACAATCCTGTTTGTGCAAATTACTAAAATCAAATGCAATAAACAAATGCAAAATCGACGGCATTTTGAGACCCGGGTTCGATTAACGTGACCCTTTCTGTAATCCAGAAAATGGAGACGCAAGCTCGACTAAGCTTAACAGCCACTTAAAAACTTTGAATATTTACGATCTGATCTATCGTCGCCTCTTTAGGGAATTCTTCGGGTCCGACAGTCCTCATGCTGATCTACTCCATGTACTATCGCAGCCTTCGACTCTGCTGGAATTTCCCGAGGGACGTGGTTTGAAGCGCAAAGAAGAGCCCCTGATAAAAACCTTGTACCTATCCCTATTGGAGGTATTATATCGACGTTCTACTTATTTATAGTTTTCCTTTCGCACGGTGTTAATCGCCGTAGACGCGACGTGATAATCGCCGCCGCAAACCATCTACCCACTTGTTTTTTGCAACTCGATACCCACTACACCAACCTCTGTCTGTGCGTGATCCTTTTCGTGTCCTCGTCGTTAGCGCTTCGACCCGACAGACGCTTAAGCATTCCATCATTTGACCGATGATCATGTTTCTCGATGGGCTAGACACGCTTCTTATCAGACTGCGAATGATTATACGAAATTATAcaaacatttataataaaaattcgttTCGCCGGTCAGAGattaaattaaccctttgaactTGACTGTCCTAAAAGTAAAATTTTCGTGTTCtatgaatgtataaaattcgcagtcgttTTGATACCTATCCTAGCGTATGCATATATGTATTCTGTAGGCCCTTGTAAACACGAGCAGGTCTTTTATGGAGGAATCAAGAAAATGAAGATTCAGAGATTGGTCCTGGTGGAGGACGATAAATCCAGGACAGTGACGAAAGAGAAGATCCTAACGATACCTATTAAACCGGGCATCCCCCGAGGAACGAGGATCGTTTTCCCGAAAGAGGGCGACCAGGGACCCACCAAGATTCCCGGTAAGTTTTTACCTAAAATAAAACAACGCAGCAACAATTTCACAGAAACTTTCTTTCATTTCGTGTCCAAACAAAATCTGATTAATCATTCCTGTCCGAAACgtctgaatatttaaaaaaatattaatagtgAAAGCTATAAATAGGTAACACCTAATTGTGTAGGTAGACTGAACTATTGCGTTTGTAACGAGTCGTAACAAAATTCCGGAAATTACATGATCATATTTGCAAcggaatatatgtatgtacgttAGAGCACAATAGCTCCCGAGTAATCTGATGGCAGAGGACCGGTCCGATAAATGTGTTAAAGGGAAACAGTTTCCGCAAGACGCGACGCGGCCAGGAATAAAATCAGATTGGCCGCGAGGCGAGCCCGTTGCCGGTGTCCGGCGTGTGGTATCGATTCGAATATCGCGAAGGATGCGTTTAAAATGCATCGTGCATCCCGTTCCGGACAGAAATGGGTTAATCGGCGTCGGTTCGCGTAATGTCTTTACTCAGTCTGAAGCACGTCAGCGTAGCGGATGTAATCTTCATCACGGAGGACCGGCCCCACGAGACCTTCCGAAGAGAGGGCTCTGACTTGCACATGACGGTCGATATCTTTCTGCGAGAGGCACTGACCGGAACAGTGGTCACCGTCAACACCCTTGACGACAGAACCCTTCGAATCCTAATAACGTCTGTCATCACGTACGTCGTATTCCTATCATACACACTGTCTCTTCTCACTTCGTTTCCTCGTCCACTCGACACACCTAAAAATGTACAAATGTATGTTTCCTATGTTTTACCAAATTGTGTAGCTCCCATATCATACCATAATTTTAACTATTTTCGTGTACAGCTCTCTTGAGTTTGATGATTTCTAAATTGCTGGaaataatttcaaaagaaaAAGTAAAAAGTATGTTTGCTATATGTTTTACCAAAATTGTGTAGCTCCTGTATCATAGCATAATTTTAACTGTTTTCGTGTACAGTCCTCTTGAGTTTGATGATTTCTAAATTGCTCGAAACaatttcaaaagaaaaattaaaaagtatgtTTGCTATATGTTTTACCAAATTGTGTAGCTCCAATATCATACCATAATTTTAACTATTTTCGTGTACAGCTCTCTTGAGTTTGATGGTTTCTAAATTGCtggaaataatttcaaaacaaaaattaaaaagtatgtTTGCTATACGTTTTAACAAAATTGTGTAGCTCCTGTATCATACCATAATTTTAACTGTTTTCGTGTACAGCTCTCTTGAGTTTGATTATTTCTAAATTGCTGGaaataatttcaaaagaaaaattaaCGTGAAGGGTACAAAAAGAATTTGCCAAAATCATGAAACAAGTGTACCCGTGTTCGAGGAACGTCGATCTGCAAGGATATCCGCGGAACCCGAGGAGCTCTTCGTTCAGTTCTTGTTTCCAGCGGTGATCTTATCGGTTGCTCTATTTTCCTCGGAAATTGCGAAAATAGAAGGTCTCCGTAAATGGACGCGCCATTTTGAGGAAAATCGGGGACTCAACTCCCTTATCCGTGCTATTCGCGGGAAACAGCGCCTTCCACATCGAAGAGTCGTTTCCCTCGAATGTTCTGCAGAAAGATGACAAATTTTATCGCGAACAATTTATGATAATGACCCATATATGTAATCTATGCGTATACGGTAACGATAAGAATATTTGTATGCAACAGGCCAGGATACCGGAAGTCCATACCTGGCGAAGGACTACCGCTTCCGGAAACTCCGAACAAAAGAGGATCTCTGATCGTCGTGTTCCAAATCGAATTTCCCGTATACCTACCGCTGTCTAATAAAGACCTTGTTAGAAGAGCTTTCGACGCGATTGGCGACATCAAGGATACGGAATTTGTTCATCGTTTCATACTAGCGAATAAAATGCGAATGAACGTCGACTTCGATGTGCCGGTACGCCGGGATCCCAACGACCACGAAGCCAAACAATTAGAGAAGAtatgtaataaataattgaaaattatgtcGAGGATTATTTCTACCTTCAAACATTTTCTGTACTACACCGAATCTCTATTTCCACTATTCCTCCCTTCTAACTTTGTTAATAAATTAAGGAGACGAAGTAATCAATAAAATTGATTGGTACAATTCGTATTTCGCGCGCTCACGCTCACCGATAAATTAGATTTCTCTCAAGATAAAGTCGATGCGTACAAACAGCGAGTGGCGCGATCTGGTGCTGCTACCAGCAACGTCTTTGTCGGTAAAACAGTTGGGCAGAGTCGGTAATTGGTCTCCGGATCGAACGAATTTATTCTCTTCCacaattcttctaattttttcgaaaattttcatcgaCATTCCAGCGAACCGGTTCCGGCGACAAGCTCGAAGGATCACGGGGACTAGAGGCGAAAGAAACACTCACGATACGTTCCATTTGATATTGGCCGGAACGAAACATGATAATCTCGGGCAATCATATGACTCCACCGCACGTGACTTTATTTACAGTTGACTGATACTCGCGAACATGTATGGTGCAGTTCCTTGTGACATGATAGACCGAAAACGAAACAAAGTTAGCGAGCAATGCGGTAACTGTAAGTGGTCGTCGGTTTATGATGCCTTTACTCGATAAGCTGTTCCCTTCACGGAGGAGTTGCAAAAACAATGTTCAAACAATCGTGGCGTCGAATGTCGAGTCGCAGGAAGATGATAGGTGAGAACTGCTGCTTTTTTCGGGCTTAGGCCCTTGTTTAATCGCATTCACCCTGCTCGTAGTTGCCCCTCTAATATCATCGTACCTTTTATATTTTCGGGTCTTATTGGTTGCATCGATATCTATCGTTGATATTGTATATCGATCATCGGTGCCCCTAAATCATTCACAGTTTTATTTTGTCCCTCTTCTGCACGATAACGTAGCGGCCCTTCAAAAGTTCACGACCGCGGGAACAATCATTTGAATTCTAATCTTAATCGGAAATTAGATTTCCGAGGGATCTTAACCTATTTCGCGTTACGCTCGTTTCTAGATCCCCGTTGGCGGGAGACATAATCGCAGCTCGTTACTAACACTCGTGACTTGGCTTCTGCACCGAGCCGTGAAATTGACCTCCAAGTTAAAACTTTCCAAACATCTGTTACGAATATTATCGAATCTAACGAAACTGTTTCACGTGAACCCGCCGAAAATTTGATTCCCCCTTGCACATGAGAATCCGCTGGTTTTTGTCCCGCCCACGGAATTTTTGAGTATTCGGTGATTTAGGGGGACTGGATTTATAGGAACCGTTTCACAGGAAACGGTGTAACGCATCTAACGGTTCTTATCTATGTTCGAAAGCACATTGTAATCGATGCTTTTGGCAAGAATCGCGGGAATTGTTGTAACATTTAAAATTGATACTTGCTATAGATTAATGCGTTATATAAGGATGAACAGACATGTAATGCTCGTATAATATTAGATGATCACACGTTCAAACGGAGACATTGTTTCCGTTTCGCTTCCGTCATGCACACGAAATCGCCGAAaacaaaatgaatttctctgtaaatttattaatacattttcGTAACAttatactaaaatgtattacCGACTATTTGGTTCTCTGCGAAACCGaaataaacatataaatttatttttaaaataaaggaaATAAAAATAGGCAgtacgaaaatgaaaaataaaattattttaatattgattatTAATTGTACGTGATATTTATAGGGATTCCACACTATGTCTCGGCACCGGAGAAATTCGGATCCTATTGTTTCGCGAATGCGAATCGCGCGGCAGAAAGCTCTTGTTCGATTCCTTATCGTTGGAAAAGCAATGGCGTAAATCGAAATCGGCTGCGTACGATCTCAAAAATAATGCCAGTCCACCAGCCGATCCAATTAACTTCGTAAGTTGTCACAATTATCAGGCGATCGATTATCGAGTgccagaaaaaaatttgttaatacaTGTTTCACTAACACGCTTTAATCTTTTTAGCAAGAAAAAACGGCCGAGGATGACGTGAGTTTATTGAGCGAAATGGTTTTCGGTACCGTGGCTATGACTTACAAGGGATCCTCTTTCAAGGTGAACTTCGATAACAataataactggactgcggatctttatgcatctatggcttccaaaattttcaaataatgctacaatataaaattctataaaatttaatacgatttttatttatttcagatctatacAAGTTACTATCACTGAAAATaagcgagtgagagagagatttcatttaattccactttcctaaaatttttctacacaaattcaaaattgcataaacatccgcagtctaataataacacgaACATTGTTAATCAAGTAGTACAAaacttgttttattttttagatCCATTCAATGCACTCACCGTCCTGCATTATGTGCACTAAAGTATTCCCTGCTACAGAGCATCACGTGTATAAACCAAGGTGGGCTTTGTTCATTCCCGATATGCCAGTTATTGATTTCGCGTTATGGTTGATTTGTGGCCCCATGGTGTTTGACTTATTACTCAATTCTGTTTCTAGCGAGAAAGTGTCGGACGAAGGGTTGGGTCGTTCCATGAACTTGGATTCTAATTCTAGCATACGAACGCTATGTAAGTGGAAATTAAAGGCTATAACTCACCTGCATGttctttacaaaaattataaagTACCGGAGGATACAAAGAATTTAATGTTGGCTAACAGCAATTTTACGAACCGACTCGTGTCGAGTAACATAGTTTATTTGGGATTAATTCGAGATTATTCTTTTAGTATCTCAGCCAAGCTCGGGGAACTTATCCGGACCAGAATTGACTGCAGCTCCAAGAAAGAATTCCACTTGCTCTAGCACAGGCAGTGGATGGGACATAGACATACCGCCACCGATGGGCAGTAAGTTCACGCCAAGTTACGCATGATTCATTGTCGGTAGGTGTTCACTGTGCCAGATATAACGTGATGATAATCCAGGTTCCCAGTCATTGGAGAGCAGTGGTTCCTCAGGTATCGGTAGTCTCTCGAGTTTGCGTCGTAGATGGCTGCGGGTAGTTTCTACATCTCTCGCACGAACTGATTCCGACGATGTGTTTGGGATGCAGTGGAATGAGAATACGTCAGATAATAGAGACAATCATGGCAAGCGTCACAAAACAAGACTGGGCTTAACGATGCTAGTGCGACTAGCCGAGGGCCATGAAAGGTTTGATCCGTTTCATAACAGTGTACAGGATGTTCCACGAATAGAATACATAGATTACAAACTTTACCATTGCAGAAGAATCGAAGCTTCTCTTCTAGAGCACATGGCTCTCTTGGAGGGAATGTTGGACCGCCTGCGATACTTCTGCATAGAATCCGGCAATCTATACGCGCAGAACAAAGGGGCGCAGCTTCCGGAGCGACTTTACAAATCTTCCTTCAAATTCGCTATTTCGTTACTACGTTTACTTATCAATGTTAACGCGAGGCATCACGTGCGCGCGCCCTTATTATGGCACGACGTATTACTCAACTCAGTTAGAATAGAGCACAAGATGGACACGTTGAATTACAACTTGCAGCGAATGTGTCAGTTACTCGAACAGATCGACACGAAGTCGACCAACTTGTGAGTACCCGAAGATAATCGTGTCTCGTTGTCGATCGATCAGTTCTAACATCAATGTGTTTTAGCTTTTTGAGTACCGTCGTGACTGCTGTTTTAACATATCACCTTGGGTGGATATACACTGCACTGCCTATTCATGACCGACAATTGGTAACTACATAGTAATCGCTCGATAATTACTCGGGACTATAATTTCGACTATACTAGCGAATCACTTCATTAAGAAGGATGGTAAATCGATGATATTTCTTGTAGATGGAAAAAATGGGCACCTGGTACCCCTGTAATCCTCTATGGGCTCAGTTAGGGGACTTGTACGGCGCTTTGGGCAATCCCATAAGAGCAGCACACACCGTGGTCGCAGGAGACCCTCAGAAAGTCGAGCTGATCAACTCTGTACTGTCATTCTTGACATATTTCATCCGAAGCGGAATCGTGCAGAAGCGTCCGGAGTATTTCTGCACAACCGAAGACGACATCCAAGAAGCCGCGAATCTTCTAGAGCAAGCGAGACTAAAGCGTCCCCATTTGTTTCACACAAAAGCACCGTGCTCCGACCGAGGCATTTCCAGACGCGCCGCGCTCGCATCTCCTCGTAAACAAATTCCCACGCAGGAACGTTCATGCAACGCAGAGAGCAGCAACGCTACGACGCAACGCTCGTACGCGCGGTGCAGCATGGATAAATTAAGAGCAGAAGGTTCCGTTAGCCCGCTAAAGCGTAGCACCACTATGGGCTCGAACCTCGACTCATTTATGTTAAAGCCGGTAGAGCTGGAGAGAGAAACGAAATGTCTTCCAAAAGAAATTCCTCGCAGCGACGGTGAGAATGAAAACAGCGTTGTCGACGAGAAGACCTGTGCGTCCagcaaagtaaaaattatagTAAGTTGTAGCGCGTCGCAGGATAATGATGTGACCAAGACTGATGCCCAACATTGTCCCGAATTTTTGTTGCGGAACATCGAGAAGAAATTAGAAGATGACGATACTGAGGAATCTTTCACGAATTTCAAATCCAGCACGTTTCAGGGATACGACACGTCGATCGACActctaaaattatattctaGCAGGCCGGATTTCGAATCGGGCCAGACCATGGCTGAGGAGATGAAAAATTCTCAAGTGTTCTTCATGCTAGGCGACGAAGAGAAGTCTGCGAAAATGTTGTCACGGACACGGCCCGATCACAGTTGCCAGTGCTCCTACATGTTCACCAGAGTACCAAGCACGTCTGCGCAATTGCCCGAAGGTGTACTGAGAAAAATTATTCAGAGAAATTTCCCAGAGTCCTCTAAGAGTATACAAACGTCGCCCGGTGCACCTTCCGGTATGACGGCGAGATTTTGTAAAAGGTGTAACGGTCAGGGTTACGTGTCTTCTCAGAATTTCGACAGTAGCAAACAGGTTTTGGAAACGCCTACTAACGCCACCGAGGTCTTGCGTACTTGCGGTGGCAGTGGAGGCGACGGAAATGTAGGAATGTCCAGGTCAAATAGTCTGGAAGCTTTGATGGAAGCCAGCAGTGTCGTGGAATTGCCAATGCCACGGTTAGTTTGCAGATAACTCGAAAGTAACATGGTTTGTCAAACGTATAAAAGGGTATAGCCTTGAGGTATGAAAGATTAATTTGGTTCTGGGCCACAATTTCACCACCTTGTCTAGCTATACCCTTCGCAGTCGTGCATCGAGGCTAGGTCTAAACGCTCGCTGTTTCAATTGCAGGTCGAAGAAGATGAAAAAGACTGATTTGAGGCAGGATACAGGATTCGCGAACACGCTTATACAAACCAGGATAAAGAACGAAGTATCCCACGGGACAAGTAACGCTGAGACAGGGTACACGTGGGGTTTAGTTTTACAAGGTCTgccgaagaagaagagaaggaaaaagaaaacgTTCAGACAAAAAGGAAACAACGGCGAGGTTGAGACAGAGAGCGAATGGTGGTACTACCTACGGGAAGAATGTCTCGCTGGTGTTCGTTTTCCGACCATTGACCAACCGATCACCGAATCACTCTGTATTTTAGCTGATTTAGATACTTGGCACGTTGGAATCATATCAAACAACATGCCATCGCATTCGGCACCGTTGCCAGTGGGCATGTCGCGACTTGTTTCCGACATGTTGGAGGGTTTTGCTTACTTATGGCGGAAATATCATTCAACGTCACATGTAAGGATACTGTAATGTGTAAGAAGATGACTTTGTTGTACGGTGAAACATAATTTGTAAATCTAATTTCAGTGTGTGGGTATTCTGGAGGCAAAGCTAAGAGAAATGTGGCTAAAGAGCGAGGCGTTGGCCGAGATGTTGATGGCAACAGAACTTTGCGATGCCAGTGTTGCTAACCTATCGAATGCACTTGACCTCGATGCAGCAGATATACCGCTTTTACTTGCAGTTGCGACCTCTCATTCACCAGAGATAGCACAAAGATTTGGTCTGACGCTTGCTTGACTACGTTTCACGATTCTTGTTATCGCACTTTTTCCTTTTCGACGTGAACACGCCGGTTCTGTCTCGTACAATGAAAGCTGCAAAACGTGTTTCATTATCTGTATCATTTGTTTCAATAACTCAAATATGCCAGGAAATTTTCATTCGtaattcttctcttttttttttttaaatgagcgGCGCTTCCGCGAATTCTATTTATTAAACGATAGTCAAAGGTTTTCGCATTTGCATTTAAATGTTAGAacttatgtataatattttataatgtttACGTGCAATAACTGAtacttttctttatttttttgttcttgGACGTTCAAACACTTAATTCTCATTTTATGGAACGTATGGCAGGTCAGTTTGTTCGAATAAtgataaaacgttttactgtataaAAATGCGGCGCATAGTTTCGTTATAGATTGTAACCACTCAGTcacatatttaaaattttaagcaTAATTTAACACGTAGCGTAATTAGTTGTTTTTTTACACGTCATGTAAGTATTCGATTTTACGCACTCCGCAAGGGTGGAcaataataaagcataaaatcatttttatactCGAACGTATTACACTTTTTCGTTTCACCGTTTCCACTATACCCTCCGCAACGAATCGGCAATTCTCAAATTAaattgcgagtcacagtattcAGAACGAatcaagtattttttaataaatattttattagcgTTTTAAGGAAGTGTAGCCTTATTTAACAACCGTACTCTCATATATATTAGCCATTGCAATAAATAACGTGTCCAGTATGGTTTCAACATTAAACGAAgactgtttttttttctcttgacGAAAGCAGATCAACTTTATTTACGAACCACAATGGAAAgtattaaaaagaaagaaacgttAAACAAATCGAGCGCTATTATTTCAGAGAATCGTAGAAAATGTTAGAAGCCGAAcaacaattgaaaattgtgaCTGGCggaacgcgattgatgaaataTTTGCGAAGTGCAGTTTACGTATAAAACTTTTGTTCATTCTCTTATTGATTTGTATTCACAATATCATCAATCTTCAATATACTGCGAACAGTTTCCGATGCGAGCTTAATGGCGCTCATAGAAACTAAGACCGGTTGAATTACGTTCTCGTCTATAATATTGGTAATGGCGCCCTTTCTTACATTGATACCTGCAGTTTGTTCACCTTTGGCGTGTCGATTCCGGAGTTCCGTGACTGTTGCGATAGGATTCAATCCTGCATTTTCTGCCAGCGTCGACGGAATTATCTGGAGCATTCACATGCGTTTGATTATAGTAATTATTCCGTTTTGACaatataaaaagtattttaaaagATTGTTCTCACCTCAAATGCATCAGCAAATGCTTTCACGCAGTAAGCATGAACATCCTTTAAACTCTGCGCGTATTCTGCCAGTTTTAACGCAATCTCGATCTCGGACGCTCCACCTCCAGGAATCAGAGTTTGGTGCTTAACTAAACAACGGATCACGCACAACGCGTCATGCAGTGATCGTCCTGCTTCCTCCAACACCAATTTGTTGCTGCCTCGGACGAGAATGGTTACCGTCGGTCCTTGATTCTGGATCTTAGTGACCTGTAAGGGAAAATACGGTTGTATAATCTAGATTTCTAGGAACCAATCTTCCTCGATTGCGTACTGACCTTAACAAATTTCGAATTTCCGGTCATCACTTCCTCGCACAGTTCTGCGTTGACAAGATTCTCGGCCACAAAGTGATCCAAAGAGGCGATCGGTTTGCAACCTAACGTTTTGCAAATGAACGGGATGTCCTCGCGCTCGATGTCTTTCACCACCATAACTTTGATTTTATCTAAAAAGTGTATGGCTAGATCGCTGACAGCGTCGCGGAGAATTGATTTTTGTACCAGCAACACATTGCAACCGGATTTTTTAATCTGTTTCACGATGTTCAATATGTAAGCCCTTTCTTCTTTCAAGACGCGATCCATCGCTGCGTAGTCGGAGACAACGACATTGTGATCCATCTGaagtgaaaatgaaaatttgtaacAAGAGAAAATGAGATACACGTTTCGGTCGCTGAATAGCTTACATCTGTTTTAGGCGGAGAAATGCAGAACTGAATTAAACCTATTTTCGCCTTTTCAATACGTTTCGGTCCATTCACGTTGCAAGACTTCTGTGTGAACAGCAGTCCTTCTACCAGCTCTGTATCTTCAACAGTGCCACCCAATTTCTTAATTACTTTTATGTTCTGCAAATGAAAACGATAAcacaattatacatatttaatttcTGTCATTCGACGTTTAAGATTGATGTGCTTACATTAAGATCGACATTGTTCTTCGAATCCTTTGCAAGCTTTAATACTGCATCCACAGCCAGCGGTGCCAGAAGACTCGACTGCTGAAACACTACCTAAGAGGGGAAATCAAATATTAGCCTGTTTTAAAAGAGCATCGTCCCCAGATTGCTGCTGCCCGATAGAAATATACCTTTGAGTTCAGAGAAGTTGCTGCAGCTCTGACCAATGATTTTTTGTCCATCAAACTAACAGGTATGGACATTTTTCGCAAAACACTATCTGCTTTACTCGCAGCTATTTCAAACGCGTCACTGATTATGGTAGGATGTATTCCTTTCTGGAGCAGACGTTCTGC
This genomic stretch from Lasioglossum baleicum chromosome 13, iyLasBale1, whole genome shotgun sequence harbors:
- the LOC143215443 gene encoding dnaJ homolog subfamily B member 13 isoform X6 produces the protein MIVRRFLLHERSQLFASPGSSIGIDAYSGLLGGSVRRLIGQRLVSTSVPSVHRLHPRLDQIYGSEFTVQFPTQYSYFPSLRDSYSPAPTRPPGVAQWEETPPLFQHFDQPRRLPLGPRLLNPLRPKFRRLATRYNPKGMKDENFAMIFALVAEAYDVLSDPLRRAIYDQFGEEGLKNGVPSAEGFIEPYVYHGEPMRTYREFFGSDSPHADLLHVLSQPSTLLEFPEGRGLKRKEEPLIKTLYLSLLEVFYGGIKKMKIQRLVLVEDDKSRTVTKEKILTIPIKPGIPRGTRIVFPKEGDQGPTKIPV
- the LOC143215443 gene encoding dnaJ homolog subfamily B member 13 isoform X4: MIVRRFLLHERSQLFASPGSSIGIDAYSGLLGGSVRRLIGQRLVSTSVPSVHRLHPRLDQIYGSEFTVQFPTQYSYFPSLRDSYSPAPTRPPGVAQWEETPPLFQHFDQPRRLPLGPRLLNPLRPKFRRLATRYNPKGMKDENFAMIFALVAEAYDVLSDPLRRAIYDQFGEEGLKNGVPSAEGFIEPYVYHGEPMRTYREFFGSDSPHADLLHVLSQPSTLLEFPEGRGLKRKEEPLIKTLYLSLLEVFYGGIKKMKIQRLVLVEDDKSRTVTKEKILTIPIKPGIPRGTRIVFPKEGDQGPTKIPGQDTGSPYLAKDYRFRKLRTKEDL
- the LOC143215443 gene encoding dnaJ homolog subfamily B member 13 isoform X5; its protein translation is MKDENFAMIFALVAEAYDVLSDPLRRAIYDQFGEEGLKNGVPSAEGFIEPYVYHGEPMRTYREFFGSDSPHADLLHVLSQPSTLLEFPEGRGLKRKEEPLIKTLYLSLLEVFYGGIKKMKIQRLVLVEDDKSRTVTKEKILTIPIKPGIPRGTRIVFPKEGDQGPTKIPADVIFITEDRPHETFRREGSDLHMTVDIFLREALTGTVVTVNTLDDRTLRILITSVITPGYRKSIPGEGLPLPETPNKRGSLIVVFQIEFPVYLPLSNKDLVRRAFDAIGDIKDTEFVHRFILANKMRMNVDFDVPVRRDPNDHEAKQLEKICNK
- the LOC143215443 gene encoding dnaJ homolog subfamily B member 13 isoform X3 — protein: MIVRRFLLHERSQLFASPGSSIGIDAYSGLLGGSVRRLIGQRLVSTSVPSVHRLHPRLDQIYGSEFTVQFPTQYSYFPSLRDSYSPAPTRPPGVAQWEETPPLFQHFDQPRRLPLGPRLLNPLRPKFRRLATRYNPKGMKDENFAMIFALVAEAYDVLSDPLRRAIYDQFGEEGLKNGVPSAEGFIEPYVYHGEPMRTYREFFGSDSPHADLLHVLSQPSTLLEFPEGRGLKRKEEPLIKTLYLSLLEVFYGGIKKMKIQRLVLVEDDKSRTVTKEKILTIPIKPGIPRGTRIVFPKEGDQGPTKIPARQRSGCNLHHGGPAPRDLPKRGL
- the LOC143215443 gene encoding dnaJ homolog subfamily B member 13 isoform X2, whose protein sequence is MSCEEDCSCAKRSIDYYGVLSLKKNANDLEIKQAFRRLATRYNPKGMKDENFAMIFALVAEAYDVLSDPLRRAIYDQFGEEGLKNGVPSAEGFIEPYVYHGEPMRTYREFFGSDSPHADLLHVLSQPSTLLEFPEGRGLKRKEEPLIKTLYLSLLEVFYGGIKKMKIQRLVLVEDDKSRTVTKEKILTIPIKPGIPRGTRIVFPKEGDQGPTKIPADVIFITEDRPHETFRREGSDLHMTVDIFLREALTGTVVTVNTLDDRTLRILITSVITPGYRKSIPGEGLPLPETPNKRGSLIVVFQIEFPVYLPLSNKDLVRRAFDAIGDIKDTEFVHRFILANKMRMNVDFDVPVRRDPNDHEAKQLEKICNK
- the LOC143215443 gene encoding dnaJ homolog subfamily B member 13 isoform X7, with translation MIVRRFLLHERSQLFASPGSSIGIDAYSGLLGGSVRRLIGQRLVSTSVPSVHRLHPRLDQIYGSEFTVQFPTQYSYFPSLRDSYSPAPTRPPGVAQWEETPPLFQHFDQPRRLPLGPRLLNPLRPKFRRLATRYNPKGMKDENFAMIFALVAEAYDVLSDPLRRAIYDQFGEEGLKNGVPSAEGFIEPYVYHGEPMRTYREFFGSDSPHADLLHVLSQPSTLLEFPEGRGLKRKEEPLIKTLYLSLLEVFYGGIKKMKIQRLVLVEDDKSRTVTKEKILTIPIKPGIPRGTRIVFPKEGDQGPTKIPA
- the LOC143215443 gene encoding dnaJ homolog subfamily B member 13 isoform X1 → MIVRRFLLHERSQLFASPGSSIGIDAYSGLLGGSVRRLIGQRLVSTSVPSVHRLHPRLDQIYGSEFTVQFPTQYSYFPSLRDSYSPAPTRPPGVAQWEETPPLFQHFDQPRRLPLGPRLLNPLRPKFRRLATRYNPKGMKDENFAMIFALVAEAYDVLSDPLRRAIYDQFGEEGLKNGVPSAEGFIEPYVYHGEPMRTYREFFGSDSPHADLLHVLSQPSTLLEFPEGRGLKRKEEPLIKTLYLSLLEVFYGGIKKMKIQRLVLVEDDKSRTVTKEKILTIPIKPGIPRGTRIVFPKEGDQGPTKIPADVIFITEDRPHETFRREGSDLHMTVDIFLREALTGTVVTVNTLDDRTLRILITSVITPGYRKSIPGEGLPLPETPNKRGSLIVVFQIEFPVYLPLSNKDLVRRAFDAIGDIKDTEFVHRFILANKMRMNVDFDVPVRRDPNDHEAKQLEKICNK